In the Choloepus didactylus isolate mChoDid1 chromosome 3, mChoDid1.pri, whole genome shotgun sequence genome, GGTGGCGCGCGGGACGAGGGCCAGCGCCGCTCGTACCCGCTGCACGCCGCCAGCCTCAACGGCGGCCCCCAAGCCGGCAAGCTCGACGACTTCCACCCGGCGGGCGCCGAGGCGGCGGGAGGCGGCTGCCTGAGGACGGGCCCGTGGAAGAGCGAGACCACCGTCTAGGGCCGGGCTGGGCTGGCGGGGGCTTCCCACCCCGCGGCCCTCCGCGGCGTGGCTGGGGACGGCAGGTCGGAGGGAGCGGCGCCCATGGCTATCCCTGCTCCCGCCAGCTTTAGTCCCGGAGGCTGCGGAGGAGGTAGGAAGATGTTTGTCACTTTTGCACGAGGGTCATCCCCTTAGGGTAGCGACAGACAATCCCAGAAACACAGACGTGATACATATTCGTCCCGGCTCAGGAGCCATCCACGCTGGGGAGGATGGTCCTCAGCTGTGGCGTGACCTGTGAAGAGAGGGCAAGGGCACACAGTGCAGCCCTGGTGGGCTCCTCCTTAGGTATGCTCCCTTCCCACCCGTTGCCCCGCGCGGGGAAAACATATATCAGGGGAGCTTGGGGGTCTGTGCTCACCCTGTCCCCACTGCCCTCCTCTGGTCAGCTTGGGCTGGGCCCAGCTCTTAGGGCCTCTCATGTTAAGggagccagcccagcagacagaCGAGGTGCTACTTTTCTATGCAAGAGGGGAAGCTAGGGCAGTGGGAAAGGCAGTCGTAGAGATCAGCCAGTCTCAGTGAGGCGGTCAGGTGGAAGGGGTGCAGAGTTAGGGATCAAAACACCCTTCTCACAGGTATGATGCATAAACTACACTGCAGGGCTCAGGGAGGCACTTCAGGGCAAAGCTAAGGCCCTAGACCTAAGCAGATCCTGCCAGATAGGAGGTACAGGGAAGCGGTCCTTGGCTCTGAACAGAACCTGGTCATGGCCTACATCTAGTCCTAGAAACAATGGTGTGAAAAGGCTTCACTGCAAGGCTGCCGGTGGTAGTGGGTTCCTGCACAAGACTCATATCCCCACTCAGCCTTCCAGGGCCACGGAGCTGTGTGAGAGCACTTCCCTGCCTCAGTGAGGCCACGTGGAAGAACCATCCGTTAACCCCATCTCTAGCTCCATAAACCCCCCAAAACCAGACCAGCTTCTTGCCTCACAGAAGCCCAAGTCAAAGCAGTGGCTGCGGTTCCTGCAGCTCATCTGGGATCTGTGCCTTAACTATCTTTCAACACCAGCACCCTTATTTTTCCCAACCTAAAAAGCAACCAGCCTTTTACCATAGGTCCAAATGAAAATGGAGGGAGCCTTTGGCCTTGTGAAACATAACAGGAAACCCAGGCCTGGTCCAAGTCCCTTCCCAGGCTCCATGCCACCCCAGCCCAATCCCCAAGGTGAAAGAGAGCAGTGGAGGGGAGGAACCACACTTCTTAGGATGGACCCTGTTATTTATGCTTGCCACACAGTATTAgacagaaagggggaaaaaaaaaaaaaaaaaaaaaagctttgtatTATTGTCTCACATATGCTGGCTGTTTACATACCCTGCCAATGCCTTAGCACTGGAGAGCTTTTTGCAATACGCTGgggagatgggagggagggaatgaaAAGTGccaaagaaaacatgtttttaaaagctcGTGTTTTATACAATAGAGTGTTTTCTAGCAGATGCCTCttgttttaatatattaaagTTTTGCAAAGCCCTTTGAGCTACAGCCTTAGTCCACCCACGATCCTTTTATTATGAGGTGGAGGAACTCATGACACATACACATAAACCTACCACACTTGGGAATAGATACAGGGTTGCGAGTTTCCCAGTTCCCACTCTTCTGAGGGTTGATAATGTTGGGAATGCAACTGCTCCACAAACAGCAAGGAGGCTCGAaaggccagcagcagcagcagcatgtCCAATTCAAACAGGGAGCAGGAGAGACCATGGCACTTTCCCAACAGTCTAAGAGGAAGGGATATGAGTATATGCAACGTGCTCTCTGGCACCAAAGGATGGGACTCCCTCCCCTACCCATGGTTGTCTCTGCATTCTTCCTGACTTCTACTCCAGGACCTGGGCTCTGACTAATTGCAGAGCCCTTCTCAGTTCCTTCAGATGAGAAAGATAATATCTGAGGACTCACATAcacttatttctttaaataagacAGGGTCTTTTAAACTGCTGTCAGAACAGGGTGACATGAATCAGGGAGGGTTAGGAACATTCGTGGCAGCCTGCCTAGCAGCTAAGGCTCTCTGAAAGTCTTTAACTTCCTGAGGGGTACGCAAGTACTGCTCGATTTCACTGTCAGAAATGTTCTCATCTCCAGTGACTGTGGAAACGGGAGGTGTGGGGTGGAGACGCTTTGGGGGCTTCAACATgcagggtgggaggagaaggGCAGGACTAGCAGGTCTCTTCCTCTCAGGCAAATCTAAGGAACTACCCCCCACCTCCTCTATTCCCTGTCCTTGCTCCTGCCCCTGCCGCTCCTTCTCCTGGGCAGCCATCTCTTCTGCTCCATCCTGAAAAGCCTTGCGGACCAGGGTGTGGCGGTGCTGGAGAAGGTCCCCGATGTGCTTCACCACTGACCGTTTGTTGAGCTTCAGGACCTGCAACCAGGCCAGCTGCTCAGCCATCCGCAGCAGCACAGCCAGCAGCTCCTGCAGGCGGGAGGAAGCTGGGTAGGGCAGGTCCACGTTGGCCAGTTTACAAAATCGGGCAAGGGAACATGTCAGACGACCTGAAGGCTGCAGCGACTGCCAAGCCAGGAAAGTGGCTGCAGTAATAACAGGCAAGGGGTGTCGTCCCGTCACCAGCCACGTCTCATTTGCCAGCTCCACCAACTGCAGCGTGCGCGACAGcatcttttctttgtcttccacATATTTGGCTGGCACCGAAGGGGAGGCTTGGAATAGTCTGAAGCTGAAACCACAAAATGAGGACCCGGTCTCAGTGGCCATTAGGGGACTGCTCTTCCGAGGTCAGGAAGAGGAGTCCACTCAAAATGGGGAAGCTATTCTCTAGAGAACGCTAAGCTTGCCAGACagtaagaaaagagagaagacagggTGAGTCTTCTGCTTGCTAGGTGAAGGGGAGAATACAGAAGGGAGCTAATATTTGTCAAGCACCTTCCTGTCAACCATTATCCCGAGTGCCACAAATGTACTCATTACTTAATTTATATAACACTCTGCTACATGCATTTATAGTTGAAAAAACTTGCCCACAGTCATCCAGCTATTAAGTAACAAAGCTTCAAATCCCAGGTTATCTGACACCAATAATGCTTGCCTTCTACTATAtttgttagaaaaagaaaagagcttacttgaaaaaaaaacggggggtggggggtgggattaGCTTCTAAACTCAGCTCTGCCGTTTCCTAACTCCTTTTCAGCTCCACTCAAGATAATCCCTCTGAGGAGGGGCTGCTGCAAACAGCCACACACAATTCCAGGAACTACCGCtcacaaaaaaagaatacaacaTGCGGTGTACAACCTGGCGGCCTTGTGCTAAGGCTAATACCAACTTTCCCTACATCCTTTGTTTGCTGTGAGGACAGAGAGATTTGGAAATTACTGCATTCCAGAAACATAAAATGGGATTAATGTTATTAGTACCAGGCAGAGGTACTAATAGTTGCTGGCTGCGAATAACTTCTTCATTCTCCCCTGTGCTTCGGGAATGTTACTTCTGTAAGAAAAGATTTTTCTCCTACATCCTTTCAGATGGGCTTCAGTCAAGAAGAGATAGCCAAAGTTAAAAGGATTCAGATCTTAGGAACTGACACCCATCCCATCCCAGTGTCTCCCACTAGGCAGGTACCTGCTACAGTAGGTCGTCACCAGATCTGCCAGGCACAGAGATGGCACGTCCAGCCCCAGGAGCTTCACTATCTGCATGTAGGTGCCAGAAAACACATCCAAATTCGCATACAACAGGGCGCAGATGGTTCCCATGGTGAGGGGCCAGTTATTTTGCCGGCAGGTAATTAAGACACAGCACCCAACCAGCACCTCCTTCTTTTGCAGCCTGGCAGCACGGATACCAGGGTGCCGGTATGCCTGTTGGTAATAGGCAACTGCTGTGTCCTCAAATGTGGGTGGTAACTTCAGAACTCGGCAAAGATCTCGCACTCTCCGGAGCCCTAAGAAAACCAAGCCAAGAGTTAGAGGGGGTAGAAGGAGCTACCATGCAGCTCCTTACAAATTCTGCTCAGGTGGTCCTGGATACCAGAGGCACAACTACTGTACCTCTCTACATTGATAGGAGTTGACACTTGGTGTGTCACTTTCAAGGCCCAAGGATATTTGTCACAATTCAGCCCACGATTTTTTTGGAGACTGGTTCAATTCAGGGCCAAACCAAAGTTTATCCAGGTTCCTTGAGGCCACCTCAAACATACCCCTAAGCAACCCCCCAAACCTTATAGTGAATTGTTGACTCTCTCAGAACCACCCCCATCCTTATTTCTAATTAGCACTCTTTCTCACTGGCTCCTACACCACGAAAGCTGAGAACAGGAAAAGCAGGCAGATGATCTGGGTCATAAGGACAATATTCTCTgaagacactgggtcaaaaaggGTTGATTCTCACCTCGTTGCTGGCTGCGACTAACTTGTTCATTCTCCCCTGTGCTTCGGGAATATGTTACTTCTGTAAGATAATTAACAACAAACAGCTTGTTTAACCTCTGTTCACTGGATTCCTGCACTCCCACCACACGAAGTCAGGGAAGAGAATTCCAATCATTGAGCATCTGCTCCACAACTCAAAGAAGAGTCCACTGCTGCACACTCACTGCCCATCTGGGTTTTTATGGCCACAAGTAGTATCAAACACACAGAGATTGGGGAGGCTGGGACTACACTTAAAGTGGTGCAAAGTTCCAAATAATCAGCCATCCTGTACATCGAATTCAGGCAATTTTCCTGGCCGCAGATTTTAAAGAGCTGCACTAGTCAGGAACTTGGAAACAAAGTTGTTTGTTTGGAAACTTGTTGTTTGTGCGTTTTCCCCAAGTAATGCTAAAAGCTACTTCGGGTAGCACCTCCTATATTCCTAAATAACCGACCCACAGTCCTTCCACCATGACCAGACCTGGCAAATTGAGCGGaactttgtttctctctttaatTTATTCGACATCTATTACGTCGACTATACATGCCAGATGCTGTAGTGGGTGTTAGTAAACATATAGACGAATGGCAGTCCCCCTACTGCCATTTCTAAGTGTGCGTGTGACAGGGGCGGGAGGGAAATGAGACAAGGAGGCGGATGGCaatccctccaccccaccccagccccggcTGTCCCCAGCGCCCCGGGCGAGCGGGTACAGGTACCTCGTAGGTTGCTCTCGTCGGCGAAGGTAGTGGTAAGGACGCCCTCGGTGACGACGCAGCCGCACTCGGAGCACACCAGCTGGCTCTGCGAATAATGCGAGTCCTCCACGAGCTCCGTGGAGCCGCAGTCCGGGCAGCTGCCTCCGCCTGGCATCTCACGGCTGCCGACCGCCCACCCTAAGAGCCTTCGCCACCGCCGTGGGGTGACCTACCCCAACAAAAATCCCGCGGCAGCCGGAAGTAGGAGGGGACCCTTCTAAGagctgcccttttcccttccggCCTTCGCCACAGCGCAATGGGTGGCTCCCTGCGCCTCGCGGCTGCGCGCCACTTCCGGTTTGTTGCGCTGCAGACGGGTGGAAGCGTGAGCTGGGAAATGAGGTTCCTAGTCTCGGCTGCATCACCGGGTTTTCCTCTTTCTGTAGTTTGAGGTGAGTTTTGACTGATCGGGGAGTGAATTTGAGTGTTCTAGTACACGGACACAGAAGACAGACAAGAAATTGTGGCCAGCCGCGAACAGCCCTCCTTTCTAAAGAGCTAGAAAAAGCTCAGATTCTCCATTTCTCTTTGGCAATGAAAGATGATTTTGGCCCTAGTAGAAAGTATGTCTCTAAGAGGCAGAGTAGTGTAGTGACAGAGTAGGAAATCGTGTTCTGCTTCCCCGAGCTGGTTCCCCAGACAACGTGCTTCCTACATCTGAGGTCTTTTTTTCAACTGTGGGGTTACGGAGCTGAGTTAAAATCTAGGGTGGAAAACTTAAATGCTACAGACGCTGCAGAAGAAATGTCTGAAGGAGTTTGGAATGAAAGAATATGAGggagtgttttcatttcctagctaCTGAAACAAATACCTTACACTGGGtatgcttaaacaatgggaataatTTATTGACCCACAGAGAGTCATCAGCAATGTGATGCTTTCTTGCTGAAAactgtagtgttctggggctggctgcaggtgatccttggtccttggctttgatatcacatggcaatgtacacagcagactctcctggcttctcttctccatctgacttttattcttcttataaaggacttaaGTAATCCGAGTTAAAATCCAACCTGATTCAGTAGGGCCACACCCCAACTGAAGAAACATCtcgaagagatcttatttacaatgggtccacacccaccagaacacagaccaaaaccaagaacatgtcccaactggggtacacaattcaatccaccatggCTGGTGAGGCCTTTGGCAGACTGGAGTGCACAAACaaattgagatatttttaaaCCCTTAAGCTTTAAGATACTTTAAGGTTGATTCTGGCTCCAATGTTCCTGACTTGGTATAGTGAATCTTGAGCAAAATTGTGCCTCTAATTATGCTGTTACAGAAATGCACAGACCAAGATGAAGCACAAAATTAAACTTGCAAATTAGAAATTTGGCATATCTGGtttgaatataaattaaaagtcaccaaaaagagagtttattttcttctaagtaaATCTTGATTGTGTGCCTTTAAAATATGAGTTTTAAAGCTTAAAAGTTTTAGATCAGTTGTatctaaaaaaataagaaagctgaGTTAAAGACAAGGTCAACCAGAGGCCTGTCCCTTATGAGTACAAGCAAACAGAATGGGTGGGGGGAAGGTTGGCAGTCATCATAGCATATGCTGAAAGTGAGTGtggataatttctgtttcttaggATGACAATGCTAATGCAGGCCCCTGGCATTAGCAAATTTTAGAAGTTGTTGTGGGCTCGATTTCAAGCTTGCATTGGGAATTGGGGTGGAAGGTGAGAACTGTATTCTCACTGAGAACAGTAAAATGATTGGACAAGCTCCTGCATAGAATGGATTGAGGGATAATAAGCATATTTTGTCAGTCCCTTAACAAACAGGGATACTCCCTTGAGGAATAAGATACAGGTTATAGCCACTTTCTTCCAAAGATCAATAAATTATTATGCAACCTAGAACCCAAAAACTCCAAAGGAAAATGGTGCTTACCGGTCTGAAGGGATGAGGAGACATGATGACCCTGTACCTGGTGAACCCTCAAATAGAGAATTTGAGCCTCAAAAAGAAAGCTATCTGATCAGACAGGGCTATAGTCTCTTTTGAAAGAGCTGCAATCAACAGTCAGGTACAGAGGGCTGTCTTTATGCCTAATGAGATTGTGCATTCCCTGGGTCAGAGTGGAGAACAAGAGCATTTCTGGCAAAACGACTGCCTATGGTCTATAATTCAAGCATCTGTCTTCTCTGCTTTAAATGTCTCTCTCCTCTCGTATAAATTGGGAAAGAGGTGATGTGCCTTATGAGCAGAAGCCCCACCAGATCTCAAGTCCCTCCCTTCTGCTCATAACTACTCCATAAGCCACCCCTGCCTTACTGCTGGACAGTAGAAAGTCCCACATTCAAACATCAGCCTGGCAGGATGTTTCTCCATTGACTGAGCATGAGCTGACCTGAAACACAAAGCAGCCAAACCTGCGCCATGTGAGACTGTTAAAGACTTTACTTAAGGATCAAGGGACTTAGGGTGACTAtaatagagatttaaaaatattttttaaatgcacacTTTCATAAGAGTATCCTCACAGATCAAGAGGAAAGTATTAGCAACACAACAAAACAGATGCCTTTACAAGATGTCAGTCCTCCTTATCCACACCTGGTTTCTATCCTTGACATCCAGACCTGAGGACACCACTCCCTCCCCATGAGAGGACCTTCTCAGAATGTGAGAGTCACTACTCCTTTTTAGAGAAGTCTCATCCCCTACCACAGGGCTTTATTGCCCTGGAAGATACTCACAGACACCCAACTAAGGGACCCAATAATTCTCAACAGTCCATTCCCCAAAGTTTGAGTTATTCCCACCCCAGGGGGCTTCGGCACAGCGCAGGGTGTTCTTTGACCTTCTAAGTCCCTCTCTTCTCGATTTCCTCAGTAGAGGATTTATTTCTGGTTGTCCCGCAGGAGCACACACCCACCCCTCAGAGACATCCATTAACTTTAGATGGTATAATTGACATCCATACCAGGGAAAGGAAATGTCCCTAAAAGCAACGTAATTAACATTGGGGGTAGCTCTTTACGTTATTATGCAAAAGAGTATCAGACCCCTTTCATCCCCCATTTTGTACAGATCTTGGACCtaactgcattggggaaaaggagggGATTTTATTGTAGAGTCGTCTACCTTTGACAGAAGCTTTAACATTTCACTTTCCCCAACACATGTCATTGTAAAGTAAAAGAGGGTTTTATGGTCCTCCAAGAACCCTAAGGAAGTAGAGCTGCAAGTGTATGAAGTTCTCTCACCATAAAGGACCCTTGCCCTCTCACACAGCAGGCTGGGAGGTGGACGGGATCCAGGCCAGAAGATGGTGCCCTCTGCTAAGTCATGTGTGTCTGCTTTCTCAGGAAGGAATCTATTTGGGAAATCGAATTATTTGGGAAATCAGGACAGATGCATTATCCTCAGTGCCCTCTCTGCTGCTACAAATTCTTCTAAGAGTTACCCCCATTCGATGAGAGTGATTACCTCTTTGACAAACCCCCCTCCGATCCCCAAGAGAGTGAAATTGGGACCGTGGAAGCTTTGAGAAGGCTGAGTTGAGTGCCTGGAATTGGCTGGGTTAGAGCAGAAAGCTCCTGGAGAGGGGAAACCATTGGAAATCAGCCCCAGCCAGGATCCAGATGTAAATACTGACACTGAGGCCAGGATTCTTTCCAGAGGGGAATCTGAAGAGGAAGGCATGGAGAGCATGACATGGGACCTGAAGGAAGCCCTCAGCCTGCGCCCCTTGGTTAAACGTGTGTCCTCTAGTGAGACATTTACCTGTCTTACTTTCCCTCTGGTGGCTGGTCTCTGCAGACAATGATCGGCTTTCCCATCCTGATTTCCCAGGCAGCACCTCCTACAGTGAGGGCTGCTGGTGAACTCCTATGAACGGGCATCGAAATTCCCTGGATGGGCCAGTCAAATGCACCAAATAGTCCAGATTCCTCAGGTGCAGGCTCATTGTCATCTACTGCAAGCAGGGAGGCCAAGGGTGCACTCAAGGGCCTAAATCTGGCCTCACCTCTAGGC is a window encoding:
- the BRF2 gene encoding transcription factor IIIB 50 kDa subunit — its product is MPGGGSCPDCGSTELVEDSHYSQSQLVCSECGCVVTEGVLTTTFADESNLREVTYSRSTGENEQVSRSQQRGLRRVRDLCRVLKLPPTFEDTAVAYYQQAYRHPGIRAARLQKKEVLVGCCVLITCRQNNWPLTMGTICALLYANLDVFSGTYMQIVKLLGLDVPSLCLADLVTTYCSSFRLFQASPSVPAKYVEDKEKMLSRTLQLVELANETWLVTGRHPLPVITAATFLAWQSLQPSGRLTCSLARFCKLANVDLPYPASSRLQELLAVLLRMAEQLAWLQVLKLNKRSVVKHIGDLLQHRHTLVRKAFQDGAEEMAAQEKERQGQEQGQGIEEVGGSSLDLPERKRPASPALLLPPCMLKPPKRLHPTPPVSTVTGDENISDSEIEQYLRTPQEVKDFQRALAARQAATNVPNPP